From Coffea arabica cultivar ET-39 chromosome 2e, Coffea Arabica ET-39 HiFi, whole genome shotgun sequence, the proteins below share one genomic window:
- the LOC140036520 gene encoding uncharacterized protein has protein sequence MSKYSSSRFVLTYLHHIKSSSLTTPAGLANNNPTAFSHLLTHHPKLVKNPIFSPWLGNSSKAHFSTTPNSRISQNPTQKLLINPNPSMLPNSRNFLGFRYFSFTSKKYDLGKSAVRNPMGAVKDAASRYREAVGLQIEAFWKRNSLVLVGAGGVLVCVLLWRIMFGIANTFVGLSEGMAKYGFLALSTAIVSFAILYLRSRFTVNPDKVYRMAMRRLNTSAGILEVMGAPLTGTDLRAYVMSGGGMTLKNFKPRFRNKRCFLIFPIRGSERKGLVSVEVKNKNGQYDMKLLAVDIPMATGPDQRLFLIGDEEEYRVGGGLISELRDPVVKAMAASKEFEDRDDQEDEEDAERELQEAERKQREEIEKLEKVES, from the exons ATGTCGAAATACTCATCGTCAAGGTTCGTCCTCACATACCTCCATCACATTAAATCCTCATCCCTCACAACCCCAGCTGGCCTTGCTAATAATAATCCTACGGCCTTTTCTCACTTGCTAACCCATCACCCAAAACTAGTTAAGAATCCCATTTTCTCACCATGGCTAGGGAATTCTTCAAAAGCCCATTTCTCAACAACCCCGAATTCAAGGATTTCCCAAAACCCAACTCAAAAGCTGCTGATCAACCCAAACCCCAGTATGCTGCCAAATTCTAGGAATTTTCTCGGGTTTAGGTATTTTTCTTTCACTAGTAAGAAGTATGATCTTGGGAAAAGTGCGGTGAGGAACCCAATGGGGGCTGTGAAGGATGCTGCTTCCAGGTACAGGGAGGCGGTGGGGCTCCAGATTGAGGCGTTTTGGAAGAGGAATAGTCTGGTGCTGGTGGGTGCTGGAGGGGTCCTGGTTTGCGTCTTGCTTTGGAGGATTATGTTTGGGATTGCTAATACGTTTGTTGGCCTATCCGAGGGCATGGCCAAATATGGTTTTCTTGCTCTTTCCACTGCCATTGTCTCATTTGCT ATTTTATATCTTCGTTCAAGATTCACAGTGAATCCTGATAAGGTTTATAGAATGGCCATGAGAAGACTTAACACATCCGCTGGGATTCTTGAGGTCATGGGTGCTCCACTAACTGGCACTGACTTAAGAGCATATGTGATGTCAGGAGGTGGTATGACACTGAAGAACTTCAAGCCAAGGTTTAGGAACAAAAGATGTTTTCTGATATTTCCAATACGAGGTTCTGAGAGGAAAGGCTTAGTAAGCGTTGAGGTCAAGAACAAGAATGGCCAG TATGACATGAAACTACTGGCAGTAGACATCCCCATGGCAACAGGACCTGATCAGCGCCTTTTCCTAATTGGGGACGAAGAAGAATACAGGGTTGGTGGTGGCCTCATTTCGGAGCTTAGAGATCCTGTTGTAAAAGCAATGGCAGCAAGTAAGGAATTTGAAGATCGTGATGATCAGGAGGACGAGGAGGATGCTGAAAGGGAACTTCAAGAAGCAGAAAGAAAACAACGTGAAGAAATTGAGAAGCTTGAAAAAGTTGAATCGTGA
- the LOC140036521 gene encoding ABC transporter I family member 6, chloroplastic-like: MALVPFTPYCSSTSPLFSSKKCSVVSNSQLIVVSALSSRRSSLINTRRSLRVRSAVTFDSLASSSAHSSDSPELLLEVKDLSAVVSESKQPVLKGVNLTIHRGEVHAVMGKNGSGKSTFAKVLVGHPDYEITGGSVTYKGENLLEMEPEERAVAGLFMSFQTPVEIPGVSNIDFLNMAYNARRIKHGQPELGPIEFYGYIAPKLELVNMKVDFLNRNVNVGFSGGERKRNEILQLAVLGAELGILDEIDSGLDVDALRDVAKAVNGLLTPKNSVLMITHYLRLLEFIKPTFIHIMEDGKIVKTGDISIAKLLEKEGYKAISGS; encoded by the exons ATGGCGCTCGTCCCATTCACACCTTATTGTTCTTCAACTTCTCCTCTATTTTCTTCCAAGAAGTGCTCCGTCGTCTCTAATTCTCAACTGATTGTCGTCTCTGCTCTGTCCTCTCGCCGCTCGAGTCTCATCAACACCCGCCGTTCTCTGAGAGTCAGAAGCGCCGTAACCTTCGACTCTCTGGCGTCATCATCCGCCCATAGCAGCGACTCGCCCGAGCTTCTCCTGGAAGTTAAGGACCTCTCAGCCGTCGTCTCCGAGTCAAAACAGCCGGTTCTCAAAGGGGTTAACCTTACTATCCACCGAGGCGAG GTTCATGCTGTTATGGGGAAGAATGGTTCTGGAAAGAGCACTTTTGCCAAG GTCCTTGTTGGGCATCCTGATTATGAGATTACAGGCGGTAGTGTCACTTATAAGGGTGAGAATTTGCTTGAGATGGAACCAGAGGAAAGAGCTGTTGCCGGCCTTTTCATGAGCTTCCAGACCCCTGTTGAAATTCCAGGGGTAAGCAATATTGACTTCTTGAACATGGCATACAATGCTAGAAGGATAAAACATGGACAACCGGAGCTTGGACCAATTGAG TTCTATGGCTACATTGCGCCAAAGCTTGAGCTTGTAAATATGAAAGTAGACTTTTTGAACAGGAATGTTAATGTAGGATTTAGTGGTGGAGAAAGGAAGCGTAATGAGATTTTACAACTTGCG GTTCTTGGTGCAGAGTTGGGTATATTGGACGAAATTGATTCTGGCCTAGATGTAGATGCACTGCGTGATGTCGCAAAGGCAGTGAATGGACTCCTCACTCCCAAGAATTCAGTTTTAATGATTACTCACTATCTGCGACTTTTGGAGTTTATCAAGCCAACATTTATCCATATAATG GAGGATGGGAAAATTGTGAAGACTGGAGATATTTCCATCGCTAAACTTCTTGAGAAGGAAGGTTACAAGGCAATTTCTGGGTCATAA
- the LOC113730224 gene encoding probable inactive receptor kinase At5g58300 isoform X2: protein MKLHSTFAVLLFLFLQLSSLHQIIADLNSDRQALLDFAKSVPHLRKLNWSSGAQICRSWNGITCNKDRTRVTAIHLPGVGLRGSIPENTIGKLDALRILSLRSNYLNGSLPSDILSIPSLKSLYLHHNNFSGELPLSFSPRLGVMDLSFNSFTGEIPSTIMNLTRLSVLNLQFNSFSGAIPNLNLPRLKVLNVSHNLLYGPIPGSLQNFSMSSFVGNPHLCGPPLTYCSAVSPSPSPLPDTLPSPPIIPEKQHVANSKKLSTGAIVAIIIGGSSILLLIGVMFLFFCLKKKDSGDSVVMKGKVSNGGKSAKPEDFGSGVQEAEKNKLVFFDGCSYNFDLEDLLRASAEVLGKGTYGTTYKAVLDEGTSVVVKRLREVGIGKKEFEQHMEALRSVGHHTNIVPLRAYYYSKDEKLLVHEYMPAGSLSASLHGNRGAGITPLDWDSRMKISLGAARGIAHIHSEGGARFSHGNIKSSNVLLNKEQDGCITDIGLNPVMNFLGVKTRGIGYHAPEMIETRKATQKSDVYSFGVLLLEMLTGKSPIHSSGHDDVIDLPRWVRSVVREEWTAEVFDVELMKYQNVEEEMVQMLQIALSCVAKAPDMRPSMDEVVRLMEDIRQSELENRPSSEDNRSKGSNMHTP, encoded by the exons ATGAAACTCCACTCCACATTTGCagttcttcttttcctttttcttcaactttcatctCTTCACCAAATTATTGCGGATCTGAACTCTGACAGACAGGCCCTACTGGACTTTGCCAAATCTGTTCCTCATCTTCGAAAGCTGAACTGGAGTTCTGGTGCTCAAATTTGCCGTTCCTGGAATGGCATCACTTGCAATAAGGATCGAACCAGAGTGACTGCCATTCATCTCCCAGGTGTTGGGCTCCGTGGTTCCATCCCAGAAAATACTATTGGAAAGTTAGACGCTCTTAGAATCCTTAGCTTGCGATCCAATTATCTAAATGGAAGTCTTCCTTCTGATATTCTTTCAATCCCTTCCCTCAAATCCCTTTATCTTCATCACAACAACTTTTCTGGTgaacttcctctctctttctctcctcgaCTTGGGGTGATGGATCtttcttttaattcttttacTGGAGAAATTCCATCAACAATAATGAACTTGACGCGGTTGTCCGTGTTGAACCTCCAGTTTAACTCATTTTCTGGAGCTATTCCAAATTTGAATCTCCCAAGGCTCAAGGTGTTGAACGTGAGTCACAACTTGCTGTATGGTCCAATCCCGGGCTCCCTTCAGAATTTTTCAATGTCTTCATTTGTTGGAAATCCTCATTTATGTGGGCCACCTCTGACTTATTGCTCTGCAGTATCCCCATCACCTTCTCCTTTACCTGACACTTTGCCATCTCCTCCTATCATTCCCGAAAAACAGCATGTGGCTAACTCCAAGAAACTCAGCACCGGAGCTATTGTTGCCATTATAATTGGGGGATCTTCTATACTACTACTTATTGGGGTAATGTTCTTGTTCTtctgtttgaaaaagaaagacagTGGCGACAGTGTTGTGATGAAAGGAAAGGTGTCAAATGGTGGAAAAAGTGCGAAGCCGGAAGATTTTGGAAGCGGAGTACAAGAAGCTGAGAAGAACAAATTGGTGTTCTTTGATGGATGCTCTTATAACTTTGATCTTGAAGATTTACTAAGGGCTTCTGCTGAAGTTCTTGGAAAAGGGACCTATGGCACAACGTACAAAGCTGTTCTGGACGAGGGAACAAGTGTTGTGGTGAAAAGGCTGAGGGAAGTAGGGATTGGAAAGAAGGAATTTGAACAGCACATGGAAGCTCTTCGGAGTGTAGGGCACCATACTAACATCGTACCCCTGCGGGCTTACTACTATTCCAAGGACGAGAAGCTGCTAGTTCACGAATACATGCCTGCCGGCAGCTTGTCAGCATCATTACATG GTAATAGAGGTGCAGGAATAACTCCACTAGACTGGGACTCAAGAATGAAGATATCGCTTGGAGCGGCGAGAGGCATTGCACACATTCATTCTGAAGGTGGTGCTAGATTTTCACATGGCAACATTAAGTCCTCCAACGTACTCCTCAACAAAGAACAGGATGGTTGCATAACAGACATTGGCTTAAATCCAGTCATGAATTTTCTGGGCGTGAAAACTCGAGGAATTGGTTACCATGCTCCTGAAATGATTGAGACACGAAAAGCCACCCAAAAATCTGATGTCTATAGCTTTGGTGTGCTTCTACTCGAGATGCTTACAGGCAAATCCCCAATCCATTCTTCAGGGCATGATGATGTGATTGATCTACCCAGATGGGTGCGGTCTGTTGTTCGAGAGGAATGGACTGCTGAGGTTTTTGATGTGGAACTGATGAAGTACCAAAATGTTGAAGAAGAGATGGTGCAGATGCTTCAGATTGCACTTTCTTGTGTAGCGAAGGCACCGGACATGCGCCCTTCGATGGATGAAGTTGTTCGGCTGATGGAGGATATCAGGCAATCAGAGCTGGAGAACAGACCCTCCTCTGAGGACAATAGGTCCAAGGGCTCTAATATGCATACACCTTAA
- the LOC113730224 gene encoding probable inactive receptor kinase At5g58300 isoform X1 codes for MKLHSTFAVLLFLFLQLSSLHQIIADLNSDRQALLDFAKSVPHLRKLNWSSGAQICRSWNGITCNKDRTRVTAIHLPGVGLRGSIPENTIGKLDALRILSLRSNYLNGSLPSDILSIPSLKSLYLHHNNFSGELPLSFSPRLGVMDLSFNSFTGEIPSTIMNLTRLSVLNLQFNSFSGAIPNLNLPRLKVLNVSHNLLYGPIPGSLQNFSMSSFVGNPHLCGPPLTYCSAVSPSPSPLPDTLPSPPIIPEKQHVANSKKLSTGAIVAIIIGGSSILLLIGVMFLFFCLKKKDSGDSVVMKGKVSNGGKSAKPEDFGSGVQEAEKNKLVFFDGCSYNFDLEDLLRASAEVLGKGTYGTTYKAVLDEGTSVVVKRLREVGIGKKEFEQHMEALRSVGHHTNIVPLRAYYYSKDEKLLVHEYMPAGSLSASLHAGNRGAGITPLDWDSRMKISLGAARGIAHIHSEGGARFSHGNIKSSNVLLNKEQDGCITDIGLNPVMNFLGVKTRGIGYHAPEMIETRKATQKSDVYSFGVLLLEMLTGKSPIHSSGHDDVIDLPRWVRSVVREEWTAEVFDVELMKYQNVEEEMVQMLQIALSCVAKAPDMRPSMDEVVRLMEDIRQSELENRPSSEDNRSKGSNMHTP; via the exons ATGAAACTCCACTCCACATTTGCagttcttcttttcctttttcttcaactttcatctCTTCACCAAATTATTGCGGATCTGAACTCTGACAGACAGGCCCTACTGGACTTTGCCAAATCTGTTCCTCATCTTCGAAAGCTGAACTGGAGTTCTGGTGCTCAAATTTGCCGTTCCTGGAATGGCATCACTTGCAATAAGGATCGAACCAGAGTGACTGCCATTCATCTCCCAGGTGTTGGGCTCCGTGGTTCCATCCCAGAAAATACTATTGGAAAGTTAGACGCTCTTAGAATCCTTAGCTTGCGATCCAATTATCTAAATGGAAGTCTTCCTTCTGATATTCTTTCAATCCCTTCCCTCAAATCCCTTTATCTTCATCACAACAACTTTTCTGGTgaacttcctctctctttctctcctcgaCTTGGGGTGATGGATCtttcttttaattcttttacTGGAGAAATTCCATCAACAATAATGAACTTGACGCGGTTGTCCGTGTTGAACCTCCAGTTTAACTCATTTTCTGGAGCTATTCCAAATTTGAATCTCCCAAGGCTCAAGGTGTTGAACGTGAGTCACAACTTGCTGTATGGTCCAATCCCGGGCTCCCTTCAGAATTTTTCAATGTCTTCATTTGTTGGAAATCCTCATTTATGTGGGCCACCTCTGACTTATTGCTCTGCAGTATCCCCATCACCTTCTCCTTTACCTGACACTTTGCCATCTCCTCCTATCATTCCCGAAAAACAGCATGTGGCTAACTCCAAGAAACTCAGCACCGGAGCTATTGTTGCCATTATAATTGGGGGATCTTCTATACTACTACTTATTGGGGTAATGTTCTTGTTCTtctgtttgaaaaagaaagacagTGGCGACAGTGTTGTGATGAAAGGAAAGGTGTCAAATGGTGGAAAAAGTGCGAAGCCGGAAGATTTTGGAAGCGGAGTACAAGAAGCTGAGAAGAACAAATTGGTGTTCTTTGATGGATGCTCTTATAACTTTGATCTTGAAGATTTACTAAGGGCTTCTGCTGAAGTTCTTGGAAAAGGGACCTATGGCACAACGTACAAAGCTGTTCTGGACGAGGGAACAAGTGTTGTGGTGAAAAGGCTGAGGGAAGTAGGGATTGGAAAGAAGGAATTTGAACAGCACATGGAAGCTCTTCGGAGTGTAGGGCACCATACTAACATCGTACCCCTGCGGGCTTACTACTATTCCAAGGACGAGAAGCTGCTAGTTCACGAATACATGCCTGCCGGCAGCTTGTCAGCATCATTACATG CAGGTAATAGAGGTGCAGGAATAACTCCACTAGACTGGGACTCAAGAATGAAGATATCGCTTGGAGCGGCGAGAGGCATTGCACACATTCATTCTGAAGGTGGTGCTAGATTTTCACATGGCAACATTAAGTCCTCCAACGTACTCCTCAACAAAGAACAGGATGGTTGCATAACAGACATTGGCTTAAATCCAGTCATGAATTTTCTGGGCGTGAAAACTCGAGGAATTGGTTACCATGCTCCTGAAATGATTGAGACACGAAAAGCCACCCAAAAATCTGATGTCTATAGCTTTGGTGTGCTTCTACTCGAGATGCTTACAGGCAAATCCCCAATCCATTCTTCAGGGCATGATGATGTGATTGATCTACCCAGATGGGTGCGGTCTGTTGTTCGAGAGGAATGGACTGCTGAGGTTTTTGATGTGGAACTGATGAAGTACCAAAATGTTGAAGAAGAGATGGTGCAGATGCTTCAGATTGCACTTTCTTGTGTAGCGAAGGCACCGGACATGCGCCCTTCGATGGATGAAGTTGTTCGGCTGATGGAGGATATCAGGCAATCAGAGCTGGAGAACAGACCCTCCTCTGAGGACAATAGGTCCAAGGGCTCTAATATGCATACACCTTAA
- the LOC113728460 gene encoding thioredoxin H-type-like isoform X2 has translation MGLCWTKLNTGNDAHSQLPTAELAYRNVHLVTTVDKWEEKLSEANRDGKIVVVNFSASWSNPCRSIAPAYNELADKYPFMLFLTVDVDELAFGTGAQ, from the exons ATGGGACTTTGCTGGACTAAG TTAAATACAGGAAATGATGCACATTCTCAATTGCCTACTGCAGAGCTCGCCTACAGAAATGTCCATCTCGTAACCACTGTGGATAAGTGGGAAGAAAAGTTGTCAGAAGCGAACAGGGATGGCAAAATA GTTGTGGTCAATTTCAGTGCATCATGGAGCAATCCTTGTAGATCCATTGCACCTGCCTACAATGAACTTGCAGACAAATATCCCTTCATGCTATTCTTGACAGTGGATGTAGATGAGTTAGCC TTTGGAACAGGAGCTCAGTAA
- the LOC113728460 gene encoding thioredoxin H-type-like isoform X1, with the protein MGLCWTKLNTGNDAHSQLPTAELAYRNVHLVTTVDKWEEKLSEANRDGKIVVVNFSASWSNPCRSIAPAYNELADKYPFMLFLTVDVDELAELSNSWEIKATPTIFFLREGKMVDKLVGDNKQDLQKKTMAIAESCSDLTTP; encoded by the exons ATGGGACTTTGCTGGACTAAG TTAAATACAGGAAATGATGCACATTCTCAATTGCCTACTGCAGAGCTCGCCTACAGAAATGTCCATCTCGTAACCACTGTGGATAAGTGGGAAGAAAAGTTGTCAGAAGCGAACAGGGATGGCAAAATA GTTGTGGTCAATTTCAGTGCATCATGGAGCAATCCTTGTAGATCCATTGCACCTGCCTACAATGAACTTGCAGACAAATATCCCTTCATGCTATTCTTGACAGTGGATGTAGATGAGTTAGCC GAGCTCAGTAATTCGTGGGAAATCAAAGCCACTCCTACGATTTTCTTCCTCAGAGAAGGCAAAATGGTAGACAAACTCGTAGGTGACAACAAACAAGATCTCCAAAAGAAGACAATGGCCATTGCTGAATCTTGTTCAGATCTGACAACCCCATGA
- the LOC113730226 gene encoding serine/threonine-protein kinase AtPK2/AtPK19, with the protein MVSSRLPTLAGNALTKPFNDLVFLPVGPLDVLPEDPVDLDFADVFGPLPTQGPQNLTFENPINVFASPDANELTFDDPDVIYSRSHSLVGPTNCVSQAFKLSKLTLHESEESLELVERVNGEAEGSFEKLSLESSVLKKAIEDDGVPLSVIGLEDFEVLKVVGQGAFAKVYQVRKLGSSEIFAMKVMRKDKIVEKNHAEYMKAERDILTKIDHPFIVQLRYSFQTKYRLYLVLDFVNGGHLFFQLYRQGLFREDLARIYAAEIVSAVSHLHANGIMHRDLKPENILLDAEGHVMLTDFGLAKQFDENTRSNSMCGTVEYMAPEIVVGKGHDKAADWWSVGILLYEMLTGKPPFVSGNRQKIQQRILKDKVKLPAFLSSDVHSLLKGLLQKDTSRRLGSGPTGSEEIKGHKWFRSINWKKLEAREIQPSFLPEVAGKHCIANFDECWTNMPVVDSPAASPKCAENPFQGFTYVRPAASFLQS; encoded by the exons ATGGTTTCCTCTCGGCTTCCAACTTTGGCCGGGAATGCCTTGACAAAGCCATTCAATGATCTCGTGTTTCTTCCAGTAGGACCTCTTGATGTCCTTCCGGAAGATCCAGTTGATCTGGACTTCGCTGACGTATTTGGTCCTCTACCAACTCAAGGACCTCAAAACCTGACCTTTGAGAATCCAATAAATGTTTTTGCTTCTCCTGATGCAAACGAGTTAACATTTGACGACCCAGACGTAATTTACAGCCGCTCCCATTCTTTGGTGGGTCCCACAAATTGTGTTAGTCAAGCTTTCAAGCTCAGCAAGCTCACACTACATGAGAGTGAGGAGTCACTGGAACTTGTAGAGCGAGTTAATGGAGAGGCTGAAGgaagttttgagaaattatcccTTGAAAGTTCTGTTCTAAAGAAAGCTATCGAAGATGATGGCGTGCCATTAAGTGTGATTGGACTTGAGGACTTTGAAGTTTTAAAGGTTGTTGGCCAAGGTGCATTTGCAAAAGTTTATCAGGTAAGGAAGCTTGGTTCATCAGAGATTTTTGCAATGAAGGTCATGAGAAAGGATAAGATTGTGGAGAAGAATCATGCTGAGTATATGAAAGCTGAGAGGGATATATTGACAAAAATTGATCATCCCTTCATTGTTCAGCTTAGATACTCTTTCCAG ACTAAGTATAGACTGTACCTTGTGCTTGATTTTGTCAATGGAGGCCACCTTTTCTTTCAATTGTATCGCCAAGGCTTATTCAG AGAGGATCTGGCTCGAATATATGCAGCTGAGATTGTATCTGCTGTATCTCATCTACATGCAAATGGAATCATGCACAGGGATCTAAAGCCTGAAAATATACTTCTGGATGCAGAGGGACAT GTGATGCTAACTGATTTTGGCCTTGCCAAGCAATTTGATGAGAACACCAGATCCAACTCCATGTGTGGAACAGTGGAATATATGGCACCTGAAATTGTTGTTGGGAAAGGTCATGATAAGGCTGCTGACTGGTGGAGTGtaggaattttgttatatgagaTGCTAACAGGAAAG CCGCCTTTTGTTAGTGGGAACCGACAGAAAATTCAGCAGAGGATTTTAAAGGACAAAGTCAAGCTCCCAGCTTTTCTATCAAGCGATGTGCATTCATTGTTGAAAGGG CTATTGCAGAAGGACACAAGCAGACGGCTTGGAAGTGGTCCAACAGGTAGTGAAGAGATAAAAGGCCACAAGTGGTTCAGGTCTATTAACTGGAAGAAATTGGAGGCTCGCGAAATTCAACCAAGTTTTCTTCCAGAGGTTGCCGGCAAACATTGCATTGCCAACTTTGATGAGTGCTGGACCAACATGCCTGTAGTAGATTCTCCGGCTGCTAGTCCAAAATGTGCTGAGAATCCCTTCCAGGGTTTCACTTATGTGAGGCCTGCAGCTTCATTTCTACAATCTTGA